One part of the Clostridium thermosuccinogenes genome encodes these proteins:
- a CDS encoding septum formation initiator family protein — protein MTRTSDKYVHGTLAEKIEYDVYEENKVLKAKKIHKQNRKIKFRMILNTAFIFSLCFIIIYRYALVTELNYEIDKLGRQYEELLEEKTTLEFELEKGMNLAKIEEIARNKLGMVRPDKNQIVNVSVPKDDYTVAAAEEKTKSEAQGLFDALVYKINSFASLLY, from the coding sequence TTGACTAGAACAAGCGATAAGTATGTACATGGAACATTGGCGGAAAAAATCGAATACGACGTATATGAAGAGAACAAGGTACTAAAAGCCAAGAAAATACATAAGCAGAACAGAAAAATCAAGTTTAGGATGATACTGAATACAGCTTTTATATTTTCCTTATGCTTTATCATTATATACAGGTATGCTCTGGTGACGGAGCTGAATTATGAAATCGACAAGCTGGGAAGGCAGTATGAAGAGCTATTGGAAGAAAAGACCACTCTCGAATTTGAGCTGGAGAAGGGTATGAACCTGGCCAAGATTGAAGAAATAGCCAGGAATAAGCTGGGTATGGTAAGACCTGACAAAAACCAGATCGTCAATGTCAGCGTGCCCAAAGACGACTACACTGTTGCAGCTGCTGAAGAAAAGACTAAATCTGAAGCGCAGGGATTATTCGACGCCC